The following proteins come from a genomic window of Carassius auratus strain Wakin chromosome 18, ASM336829v1, whole genome shotgun sequence:
- the LOC113118760 gene encoding normal mucosa of esophagus-specific gene 1 protein-like: MHGGFLQMLLKRKELIPLIGFVGCAALGATTASIYFLLTKPDVILNKTRNPEPWETLDPSKPQKLITINQQWKPVEELELVKKLTR, from the exons ATGCATGGAGGATTTCTACAAATGCTCTTGAAAAGGAAGGAG TTGATTCCTCTGATTGGGTTTGTGGGATGTGCTGCACTTGGAGCAACAACGGCTTCGATTTACTTCTTACTGACCAAACCGGACGTCAT TTTAAACAAGACCAGAAACCCAGAGCCGTGGGAGACATTAGATCCATCGAAACCCCAGAAG CTCATAACCATTAACCAGCAGTGGAAACCAGTGGAGGAGCTGGAGCTGGTGAAGAAACTGACCAGATGA